In the Xanthobacteraceae bacterium genome, TCGACCAGAGCTACGACATGGGCCAACTGGGCCGCTTCGGCCGCCACATCCTCGGCTTCCAGCTTGCGCTGGATACGCCGTGGGGCCTTGGGCCATTCCAGTTTGCGAAAATCTTCCCGGAAGACCCACACAACGTTTATCTCAACGCCTTCATGACCGGCGGCTGGCTGGGCGGGCTTTGCTATCTCGTTCTTGTGCTGACGACGCTCGCGGCAGGCTTCCGCGCGGCCATGCGCGCAACGCCGTGGCGGCCCTACATGCTGGCGGCACTCGCCACCTTCATCGCGGTCGCCGGAGAAGGCGCGATCATCGACACAGACCACTGGCGGCATTTCTGGCTGCTGGCGGGCGTGCTGTGGGGCGGCGCCATCGCGGCGCAACGATACTATCCGCCTGTCGCAACCGCCGCTGCCAGACCGGCTCCGAATCCCATGCCTGCACCCCGCATCGAGCCGGCACCAGCGCGAACGGGCATCCTTCGCATTGTCGTGAAGTGACGTTGCGGTTACGCCGCTGCTAGGCTCTCCACGTCGGGATTATTCTTTTGCGGGGTGAGGCAATGTTCGGCGCAATCATCAACATCGTTATCGGATTGGTCTTCGTTGTGGGCGGGCTGTCGGGACAGCTCGCACTTCGCGGCACGAATAGCGGGCCATTGCTCGCGGCTGTCGGCGGGTTGCTGCTGGCTTTCGGCATCTATCGGGCCGTGAAACTGTCGCGCAGCTAGGGTGCATTGCGGCGGCCAACCCTCATCACTATAGTCCGCGCCCTGTCGGAGCGTGGCGCAGCCCGGTTAGCGCACTAGTCTGGGGGACTAGGGGTCGTGGGTTCAAATCCCGCCGCTCCGACCATTTCATCTCGTTTTTTGACCCAAATTTCCTTCTTTTTTCGGACGGTTCGGCGATGCATGGCCGTTACCCGGAAATGAATGTTGCATTGCACAATTTTCCTGCCAATATGACTCTCGAATCTGAAACAGACTCGGAGAGCATGGTTCATGCAGGGGTTTCGGGTGGCGGCGATTGCAGCCGCGATTGCCGGGGTTTTCATTCTCCCGCATTTCGACGCAGCGAGTAGCGGCTGGCGCATGCAGCGCGCGGAGTACCTCGTCATCAAGGACGATCTCGGCGGCTATGTCGACGAATACGAAGACCGTTACACCAAACTCAGCAAGCAATATGACAATGTGAGGATCGACGGCGAGTGTTCGTCGTCCTGCACCATCCTGTTCGCCTACTTCCCACTCGAAAAAATCTGCGTCACCGACCGCGCCTGGCTCGGATTCCATTCGCCGACCGAGGAAGACAAGGAAGGCAACTGGGTGCCAACCGAGGAAGGCGCGCGCGAAATGATGGAAGTCTATCCCGCGCATATCCGCGCCTGGATCGAGAAGAACGGCGGCCTGAAGGAAGACATGATCTTCCTCGCCGGTCAGGAACTGCAGCAGTACCTGAAGCCTTGCGGGGTGATAAAAGCCTCCTCCCTGTCGTCTAACGCGGCCAATTAATCGGTCGCGTCAGCTTGCGCCTTGCAATCCGGCTGCGCGTGACCATCTCTCGCGCAACCTCGCTGTGCAGCCTCCATGAAAACCCTAAAACGCCTGTTCGCAGTCGCACTCATCCTCGGCGTCCTGTCCTTGGCCGTCTATGAGATCGCCGGGCTGGGCATCTATCCGGCGCCGCAAGGAACCTATGTCGTCAAAACCGACTACGGCGGCTACGTCCACCTCTACGAGCGCAAGTACCGCAGGCTCGCGCGCAGCCACAAGGAAATTGCGATCGACGGCGAATGTTCGTCGGCCTGCACGATGCTGTTCGGCTACTTTCCGCTGGAGCGCATTTGCGTGACGCCGCGCGCGAAGCTCGGCTTCCACATGCCGACCGAAAAGACCGATGACGGCAAATGGATTCCGACCCAGGACGGCGCCCGCGATTTGATGGCGATGTATCCACCGCAAATCCAGCGCTGGCTCGCCAGGAAAGGCGGCCTGAAACCGGACATGATCTATTTGCGCGGCGAGGAGCTTCGCAAGGTAATCCGGCGCTGCACGTAAGGCCGTATCAATGGGCTGCGGCGAAGGCCTGAATCTCGCCGAGCAGCTTTTCCCATGCCGGATCGCCCGGCAGCGGCACATGATTTTCCGTTTCCAGAGTCACAAACTTCGCACCGGGTATCGAGGCGGCCAGCAACCTGCCCTGCGCATACGGCACCACATTGTCATGCCGCGCATGGATGACGAGAGTCGGCACGCGAACCTGCGAAAGCAAATCGGTGACGTCGATGTCGTCACATGCTGCGCGCAGGCGTGCTGCAAGCTCGCCGGATGTGGCCGCGCGCTGCATCTCGGCAAACCAGCGGATTTGCTCCGGCGTGCCGTTCGGCAAATAGATTGAACTGAACGCACGCATGAACGCCGAGCCTTCGTCGCCCCAGCCTTGCCGGATCAACGCGAGCAACGCCTTGCCCTTCTCACGGTCGGCGTCGTTTCCGCTGCGGTTTCGTCCCTGCGCGTAGCCGCCATACAACACGAGGCAAGAGACACGCTTCGGATGCCGTACGGCATAGGCAATCGCGGCCGCGACGCCCTGTGAAAGACCCAGCACCGCGAAACGTTCTTCGCTGACGGTTGCCGTCACCGCGTCGAGGTCGCGCAAGAAACCGTCGAACGAAATGTCTTCCACGTCACGGTCCGCAAGGCCGCTGCCGCGTCCATCGTACCGGATCAGGGTTGTGCTCTCCGACAAACGCGAAAACAGCGGCGACCAGATCGGGCTTTGCCAGTCGAATTCGAGATGATTGAGCCAGTTCGCGGTCTTGAGCAGCACCGGCCCGCTTCCAGAGCGGCCGATGGCGAGGCTCACGCCATCCGGCGCGCGGCAGAAGGTAATGTCCTGCTGTTTCAGCTGTGTGTTCGGAGACGTCTCCGCCGCTGCACCACCTTCCCGCTTTTCCGTTACGTCTCCGACAAAGCGAATACCCTTGCGCGCGATGGTTTTGATCAGCTTCTGGTCGCTACCGTTGTCGCCGATTGCATTGCGCGCGGCATTGATGCGCGATGCCATCGCGGACTCGGAAACGATCCGCCCTTTCCAGACATGCTCGATCAGGTCGTCCCGGCTTACCACCTGATCGCGGCGGCGGATCAGGAACTCCAGCAGATCAAACACCTGCGGCTCGACCGCGACTTCAGCGCCACCCATCCGCAACTCGCGGCGCGCGCTATCGAGTACAAAATTATCGAATAAAAACAGCACGTTATTGAGACCTTTCCGCCTTTGGAAGATTCAAGCGAATCCGAAGGAAAAGGCAAGGCAATCTGAAAGCGGAAGAATGCCGCTCCCGGCACCCTGTCACCATCAAAACCCGATGGAGACGGCCATGAACAACGACTGGAACGTGAAGCGCACCGAAAACGGCGTCATCGACTTCGACCACTATGTGCGTCTGGCCCGCGCCGAGCGCCGTATGGCGAAAACCGAAAGCGTTCAGACCGTAGTGCAGGAATCCGGATTGTTCATACGCAGCACGAAAGCTGCGTTGCGCGCCGCGATCCGCTTCCTGACCTTCTGGAATATTCCGGCATTCGGCACCGCGACAGTGCGCGCTAAGAAACCCGGCGCCTAACCCGCGCCGCCCTTGCGCGAGGAATCCAGCATCCGCCGGCACTCGCCGAGTTCGTAGAGCGTCGCCTTGAGCAATTGCACCGCTTCCGAAGAAAGACGAATGCCGCCTGCTTCATTGCCGTGCACGCGCGGCGCGGCGGAGCGAAGCTGCGGCTCCGGGGAACGCGCCACTTCGCGCGGAACCTCCCGCGGCATTTCTCTCGGCAAGTCTCGCGGCAGACGCTGCTCCTCGGCACGCGGGCGAAGCGGCATCAAGGGTTCTTCGCGCTCCGGTGCAGGACCAAACTTGCGGAACGGAATAGCCGGGCCGTCATCGTCGAATTGTTGCGGCTGCGGCTTCGGCACTTCGACAACGCGCGGCAATTCCGGCTCGCGCGGACGCGAAGGCGCGACAAAACTCACGACACCGCCGCCACGGCCGCCGGCGCTAACGCTCTCGACTGCGGCTTCCGCTTCCATATCCGCGTCGTCGAAGTTCACGTCGCGCAAGCGCGCCGGATCGGTTTCGGCGGAACGGCCAACGGTCTGCACATAGCGCAGTCCCTGATCTTTCAGTATCTGCTGTACGCCGCGAATGGTGTAGCCCTCGCCGTACAGAAGATGACGGATGCCACGCAGCAGATCGACATCATCGGGACGATAGTAGCGGCGGCCGCCGCCGCGCTTCATGGGCTTGATCTGCGTGAAACGCGTTTCCCAAAACCGGAGCACATGCTGCGGCAGATCGAGGTCTTCTGCGACCTCGCTGATCGTACGGAATGCGTCCGGACCTTTTTCCACTTACCTAGACAGCCCTGTGGGGGCGGTCAGCGTTTTTTTGCGTCGCCGTTCCGCCCGTTGATTCGCTGCTTAAGGATATTCGATGGCTTGAAAACCATCACCCTCCGCGGCTCGATGGGAACTTCTTCTCCCGTCTTGGGATTGCGGCCTACGCGCTGGCCCTTGTTGCGAACGATGAAGGAGCCGAACGACGAGAGTTTCACGTTCTCGCCGCGTGCCAGCGAATCGGCCAGTTCCGTCAAAACCAGTTCGACCAGCGCCGCAGACTCTGTCCGCGACAACCCGACCTTCTGATAGACCACTTCACTCAGGTCAGCGCGCGTGATCGTCTTCCCGCTCATTGCCGCCCCCGCGGTGTCCAACTATCGTACTGATAAATCAGACGTTATTTGCGCTTTCCTGTCCGGTCAATCGGGGAATTCGCAAAACTTTTACGGGCGTATCACCACCGCAACAGTGTGGCGCCCCAGGTAAAGCCGCCGCCCATCGCTTCGAGCAGAACAAGATCACCGGTCTTGATGCGGCCATCGCTCGCCGCAGCAGATAACGCGAGCGGAATCGACGCCGCCGACGTATTTCCGTGCTTGTCCACCGTCACGACGATCTTTTCGGGGGCAATTCCGAGTTTCCGTGCGCTGCCGTCGATGATGCGCAGATTCGCCTGATGCGGAACGAACCAGTCGATATCGTTTGCATTATAGCCCGTGGCCTTAAACGCATCCTCAACCACGTCGGTAATCATGCCTACGGCATGCCGGAATACTTCCTTGCCCTGCATCCGCAAGTGACCGACCGTTCCCGTCGAGCCGGGACCGCCATCGACATACAGCTTCGCACCGTGACAGCCGTCCGAGCGCAGCTTGGAGATCAGGATGCCGCGATCCTGCACCGTCCCCGGCTGCTCGGTGCGCTCCAATACCACCGCGCCCGCGCCGTCACCGAACAGCACACAGGTCGTGCGGTCGGTCCAGTCCAGAATACGTGAGAACGTTTCCGCGCCGATCACCAGCGCGCGGTTGAAGTCGCCCGAACGCAGATACTGGTCGGCCGTCGCCATCGCAAAGACGAAACCTGAACACACCGCTTGCAGATCGAACGCCGCACCGCGCGTGATGCCGAGCGCGGCCTGCACCGTCGTCGCGCTCGCGGGAAAGGTCAGATCGGGTGTCGAGGTGGCGAGCACGATAAGGTCGATGTCTTCGGCTCCCAGCTTCGCGTTGGCGAGCGCCGCCTTTGCCGCGCCGATGGCGAGATCTGAAGTCTTCTCGTCTTTGGCAGCAACATGCCGCTCGCGAATGCCTGTGCGCTGCACAATCCATTCGTCGGAGGTATCGACCTGCTTGGCGAGTTCGTCATTGGTGAGTGTGCGCGCGGGGAGATACGAACCGACCCCTCGCACCACCGAACGGAATACTGTCACGATGCCGGTGCTCCTGCGGCTTCCGGTGCGGGCATTTGCTTTTCCAGCGCGCCGGAAATCCGGCTGAGCAAGTTGTGGCGGACGACGTCGTAGCCGAGATCGAGAGCGGAGGCGAACCCCTCATGATCGGTGCCGCCGTGACTCTTCACTACCAGCCCGTTCAACCCCAGAAACAGCCCGCCGTTCATTCGCCGCGGGTCCATTTTTTCGCGTAGCACCTGAAACGCGCCACGCGCGAACAGGTAGCCGATTTTGGCGCGTAACGTTCGGCTCATGGCGGAGCGCAGATATTCGCCAATCTGGCGCGCAGTGCCCTCGGCGGTCTTCAAGGCAATGTTGCCGGAGAAGCCTTCGGTCACGATCACATCGACCGTGCCTTTGGAGATGTCGTCGCCTTCGACGAAACCGCGATAGTCGAAATCGGGGAAATCGCGCTCGCGCAGAATCTTTCCCGCTTCGCGCACTTCTTCCACGCCCTTGATCTCTTCCACGCCCACGTTCAGCAGGCCGACCGTAGGCTTGTCGAGATCGAATACGATCCGCGCCATCGCCGCGCCCATGATCGCATTGTCGACGAGTTGCTTCGCATCCGCACCGATGGCAGCACCGACGTCGAGCACGATGCTTTCGCCGCGCAGCGTCGGCCATAACGCCGCGATAGCGGGACGGTCGATGCCCGGCAACGGCTTCAGGCAGAAATGGCTCATCGCCATCAATGCGCCGGTGTTGCCGGCAGACACGGCGACATCCGCCTGCCCCTTCTTCACTGCGTCGATGGCAAGCCACATCGAGGAATTACGGCGGCCCTGCCGCAGTGCCTGACTGGGCTTCGCATCCATGCTGATCGCGACATCGGTATGGACGATCTGTGCGTTCTTCAGCCGCTCATGCTGCGCAACCAGCGGACGGATCTGCCCCTCGTTGCCGAACAGCAGAAATTCGGTGTCCGGCCGCCGGTAGTTCGCGAGGCTCGCGCCGGGCACGGTCACGGAGGGGCCGTGATCGCCGCCCATCGCGTCAACCGCTATTCGGACCGGTCTGGACATGGTTTCGTTGCGGGATAGGCTGGCGGGCTCAGCCGAATGGATTGAAACTGCCCGGCCCCGCTCCGGCACGGCCGGACAATAGCCGTTCGCGTAGACGGTTCAACCTTCGGCTTGAAATATTTTATATTTCAATAGCTTAAGAAGGTTTCTTGGGACCCGTTTTCAGGCCGGAAAGGGCTTCAAAGGGGCTACGGGACTCGGAGGGCATTTCTTCCTCTCCCGCGGGGTTTTGGAACATTGCTCCCGGCTTGCGCGGATACGGGTCTATCGCCAGCACCAGAAACTCGGCCGCCAGCGCACCAAGATCGATCTTGCCGTCGATAATGGGGTCCGGTTCGTCCTCGCCGCCGCCCTCGTCTTCCTCCTCACCGTCAGCCGGTTTCGTTTCTCCGGCATCCTCGGCAAAGAAAACATCGACCGTCTCAGAGATCGGGTTGTCGAACTCCTCCAGCGACACCACGCAAGTCTGGCGGACGCTGCCTGTCAGTTCGCCGCTGACATGAACGCCACCGCCTTCTTCCGGCATCGCGCGCAAACGCGCCGCGAGCGCGGGAATCGCGGCGACGCCCGCATACTTTGTCAGTTGTTCCCGCAGCGCAGCGTCCGGCGCGAGTTCTACTTCCAGCCCTTCAGGCGGCAGTGCCGCGACTTCGATGACATGGCTCCAGCCGTGTTCCGCTTCGGTCATGGGAGGGTCTCCGCAATTTCCGGGTAAACGACGGCTTCATCGGCCGAGGACGCATGTTTCGCGGCAGCCGCAACGGCATATCGTGCCATTACCGCCGCGCCGGGAGCATCGCTGACGGGCCGACCGAAAACATTGCGCGCCAGCGCGGCCGCGAGCGCGGCTTCGTCCTTCGCATCCAGCGCCGACTCGTAAGCCGCGGCACGGCCCATATAGGCCTGCGCAAAGCCTTTCATCTTCTTCGGCACCGAAAGGTCGCCGACGCCGATCTCGCGGAGCGAGGCATCCATATCGAGAAAGAAGAAGTCGAGCAGTTCCTGCCCGATCGCCTTGCCTTCCTCGCCCAGCGCCGCCAGCCGCCGGTTGGCGAGATAGAGATGCAGCACCACCATATCGAAGCGGGCTTCCAGCGTGTCGGGCACGCCGTGAGAACGATAGAAAACCGGCAGGCGCGCCTGCGCCACGATAGCGCCATACAGGCGTTCAATGGTCTCGCGCCGTTCGTTCTTGCGCCGTCTGAGCGTGAAAATGCCTGGCTCCTGGTGGGTTGGTAGAAGGGAAATCGGCGTTTGCGTTTCGTTTCCGCGCGGGGTACGGCATAGCGCGGGGTCGTGACAAGTCCAATCGCACATTAACCATATGACCGTTCGGCCTTTCATAACCGCGAAGTCGCGCCGTTTGTCGCCGCTTGCCGGCTTGGCGCTTGCCCTTGCGCTCGGCGCGTGCGCTTCCGACTCGGTTCCCGGTTTCAGCGGCTTCACCCGTACCTATCAACGCGGCTATGTCCTCGACGAGAAAGCGCTGGAACAGGTTCCGGTCGGCTCCTCGCAGGAACAGGTGCTGCTGGTGCTCGGCACCCCCTCCACCGTTGCGACCGTTTCCGGCGAAGCCTTCTATTACATCTCGCAGAAGACGCAGCGAACCGCGTTCTTCCGTCCCGAAGTGATCGACCAGCGCGTGCTCGTGATCTACTTCAGCCAGGACCGCCGCGTGACGCGCATCGCGAACTACGGCCTGCAGGACGGCAAGGTATTCGACTTCATCAGCCGCACCACGCCGACCGGCGGCACCGAGATCACCCTCGTCGGCCAGATCCTGCGCAGCGCCACCACCATCGGCCAGTAACGCGCGCAGATTTCAGCGAACGCATAAAGCGAAAAATAAAAAGCCCGCAGGGATCGCTCCCCGCGGGCTGTTTGCTTGAACGCCTCGCCGTTTAGTGCGCGAGAATCGCGAGCAGCAGTAGTGCCACGATGTTCGTGATCTTGATCATCGGGTTGACCGCCGGGCCGGCCGTATCCTTGTACGGATCGCCGACCGTGTCGCCGGTCACGGACGCCTTGTGCGGCTCGGAACCTTTGCCGCCGAAGTGACCGTCTTCGATGTACTTTTTGGCGTTGTCCCACGCGCCGCCGCCCGAGGTCATCGAGACCGCGACGAACAGGCCGGTGACGATCACGCCGAGCAACATCGCGCCGAGCGCAGCGAAGCCCGCGGCCTTACCCGCCGCACCGCCGCCCGCGATGAAGAAGATCGCGAAGTAGACGACGATCGGCGAAAGCACCGGCAGCAGCGACGGAATGATCATTTCCTTGATCGCGGCTTTGGTCAGGATGTCGACCGCCTTGCCGTAGTCCGGCTTCGACTTGCCGGTCATGATGCCCTTGTTGGTGCGGAACTGACGGCGGACTTCCTCGACGATGGAACCGGCCGCGCGGCCGACCGCCATCATGCCCATCGAGCCGAACAGGTACGGCAGCAGACCGCCGAACAGCAGGCCGACCACGACGTACGGGTTCGAGAGCGAGAAATCGACCTTCACGCCGGCGAAGTATTTGTACTGCGCGGCGTTCGTGACGAAGTAGTTGAGGTCCGACGTATAGGCGGCGAACAGCACCAGCGCGCCGAGACCGGCCGAGCCGATCGCGTAGCCCTTGGTGATGGCCTTCGTGGTATTGCCGACCGCGTCGAGCGCGTCGGTGAACTTGCGGGTGTTCTTCGGCAGACCCGCCATTTCCGCGATGCCGCCCGCGTTGTCCGTGACCGGACCGAACGCGTCGAGCGCGACCACCATGCCGGCCAGCGCCAGCATCGCCGTCACCGCGATTGCAATGCCAAACAGGCCCGCCAGCGCGTAGGTCACGAGGATGCCTGCGATGATCACGATCGCCGGAAGCGCGGTGGCTTCCATCGAGACCGCGAGGCCCTGGATGATGTTGGTGCCGTGGCCGGTCACCGACGCCTGGGCGATGGACTTCACCGGGCGGAAGTTGGTGCCGGTGTAGTACTCCGTGATCCAGACGATCAGGCCGGTAACGACGAGACCCGCAACCGCGCACCAGAACAGCGAAGCGCCGGTGAAGGTCTGGCCCTGCGCGGTCAGCTGGGTGCTGAAGCCGAGCAGACGGTCGGTCACGAACCAGATCGCCGGAACGGACAGCACCGCCGAAGCGATGAAGCCTTTGTACAGCGCGCCCATGATCGACTCGCTCTTGCCGAGACGGACGAAGAACGTGCCGATGATCGAGGTCACGATGCACGCGCCGCAGATCGCGAGCGGATAGAGCATGATGTTCGCGAGGTTCGCGTTGCCGGCGAAGAAGATCGCCGCCAGCACCATCGTGGCGACCACGGTCACCGCATAGGTTTCGAACAGGTCGGCCGCCATGCCGGCGCAGTCGCCGACGTTGTCACCGACATTGTCCGCAATCGTCGCCGGGTTGCGCGGATCGTCCTCCGGGATGCCCGCTTCCACCTTGCCGACGAGGTCGCCGCCGACGTCCGCACCCTTGGTGAAGATGCCGCCGCCGAGACGCGCGAAGATCGAGATCAGCGAAGCGCCGAAGCCGAGCGCGACCAGCGCGTCGATCACGGTGCGGCCTTCGTTCAGCTTGTAGCCGAGCGGGCCGACGAGCAGGCCGTAATAGGCCGCAACGCCGATCAGCGCGAGACCTGCAACGAGCAGGCCGGTGATCGCACCCGCCTTGAACGCGAGGTTCAGGCCGCCGGCCAGTGACTTGGTCGCCGCCTGCGCGGTGCGCACGTTGGCGCGCACCGAGATGTTCATACCGATGAAGCCGGTCGCGCCGGAAAGGATCGCGCCGATGGCGAAGCCAACCGCAACCCATACGCCGAGCAACCACCATACCAGCACGAAGATGACCGCGCCGACGATGGCGATGGTCGAATACTGACGGCGCAGATAGGCCTGCGCGCCCTCACGAACGGCGCCTGCGATTTCCTGCATGCGCTTGTTGCCTGCGTCGGCGGACAAAACGGAGTTCGTCGCCCACAGGCCGTAGAGAATGGCGAGACCGCCACTGGCCAGGATCAGCCATAGAGTAGTGTTCATAGAATGTGCCCCTGAATCTCAGTCGGATATTGACCCGCGCTCTCTGGCAGCTTGGCCGGGCGCGTGGTCTGGGGGCTTACCCCCCAAAGCGCGCGGACATTGCCAAAAATGACATCCCGGTGCAACGCGAGAAGGCAGCGAAAAGCGACGATTTTGGGCGGGATTCCTGAGGATTTCCGCCTAGAAATGCGAATATGACAGCCGGTCGAGGGTAATACGCTGCCCTTTCGATCCCAGAACCTCGACCTCCCCGCCCGACTCGAATCTGCCGATAGCCGTCACCGGCACCCTGGCTGCGCCCGCGGCTTCCGCGAAAGCGTGGAACTCCGTTTCCGGGATGGCGCACAGCACCTCGTAATCGTCGCCGCCGGTCAGGATGGTGCTCAGCATGTGCGGGTCGTCGATCAGCCCGGTGATCGATTGCTCGTTGCGCAATGCATTCTCGGCCGGTCCCGACAACGGGAGCCTTGCCGTCTCGATGAAAGCGCCAACGCCCGATTGCGCCGCCAGTTTTGCGAGATCGCCGGCCAGCCCGTCGGAAATATCCATCGCGGCATTCGCGTATTCGCGAAGCACGGGTGCGAGCGCCAATCGCGGCTCCGGCACGCGATAGCGCCGGACCAGTTCCGGTATCTGCTCGCGGGAAAGTCCGCCGACCAAGCCTTCGCGCTTCAATGCGAGCAAGCCAAGCGCCGCATCGCCGATGGTACCGCTGACGACAACGAGATCGCCGGGCCGCGCGCCTGCCCGCTTTATCATCGTTCCTGACGGCACCTTGCCGATTGCCGTAATCGAAATGGAAAGCGGCCCCGGCGTTTTCGTGGTGTCGCCGCCCAGCAGCGGACAGGCGAACGCCTCGCAGTCCTCGCCAAGACCGCGCGCAAACTTTTCCAGCCACACCTCGCCAGTTGCCGCGGACATCGAAAGCGCGAGCGTTGCCCCGACCGGCTCCGCGCCTTTCGCGGCGAGGTCGGAGAGGTTTACGCGAAGCGCCTTCTTCGCGATCAGGTCCGCCGGATCGTCGGGAAAGAAGTGTACGCCCGCGGTCGTGGTGTCGGCGGTGATGACGAAATCGAATCCGGCTTGCGGTGCCAGCAACGCCGCATCGTCGCCGAGCGCGAGTGCGCCGGGATGTTTCGCGAGCGGCCGGAAGAAGCGCTCGATGATGCTGTCTTCCCGGCTCGGTTCGCGTCTGATCACGGTCAGCTCCGTGCGTTGAAGTCGTCGGGCCGCGCCTTGCGCGCAATCAC is a window encoding:
- a CDS encoding alpha/beta fold hydrolase, which gives rise to MLFLFDNFVLDSARRELRMGGAEVAVEPQVFDLLEFLIRRRDQVVSRDDLIEHVWKGRIVSESAMASRINAARNAIGDNGSDQKLIKTIARKGIRFVGDVTEKREGGAAAETSPNTQLKQQDITFCRAPDGVSLAIGRSGSGPVLLKTANWLNHLEFDWQSPIWSPLFSRLSESTTLIRYDGRGSGLADRDVEDISFDGFLRDLDAVTATVSEERFAVLGLSQGVAAAIAYAVRHPKRVSCLVLYGGYAQGRNRSGNDADREKGKALLALIRQGWGDEGSAFMRAFSSIYLPNGTPEQIRWFAEMQRAATSGELAARLRAACDDIDVTDLLSQVRVPTLVIHARHDNVVPYAQGRLLAASIPGAKFVTLETENHVPLPGDPAWEKLLGEIQAFAAAH
- a CDS encoding MerR family transcriptional regulator, yielding MEKGPDAFRTISEVAEDLDLPQHVLRFWETRFTQIKPMKRGGGRRYYRPDDVDLLRGIRHLLYGEGYTIRGVQQILKDQGLRYVQTVGRSAETDPARLRDVNFDDADMEAEAAVESVSAGGRGGGVVSFVAPSRPREPELPRVVEVPKPQPQQFDDDGPAIPFRKFGPAPEREEPLMPLRPRAEEQRLPRDLPREMPREVPREVARSPEPQLRSAAPRVHGNEAGGIRLSSEAVQLLKATLYELGECRRMLDSSRKGGAG
- a CDS encoding integration host factor subunit alpha; the encoded protein is MSGKTITRADLSEVVYQKVGLSRTESAALVELVLTELADSLARGENVKLSSFGSFIVRNKGQRVGRNPKTGEEVPIEPRRVMVFKPSNILKQRINGRNGDAKKR
- a CDS encoding ketoacyl-ACP synthase III — its product is MTVFRSVVRGVGSYLPARTLTNDELAKQVDTSDEWIVQRTGIRERHVAAKDEKTSDLAIGAAKAALANAKLGAEDIDLIVLATSTPDLTFPASATTVQAALGITRGAAFDLQAVCSGFVFAMATADQYLRSGDFNRALVIGAETFSRILDWTDRTTCVLFGDGAGAVVLERTEQPGTVQDRGILISKLRSDGCHGAKLYVDGGPGSTGTVGHLRMQGKEVFRHAVGMITDVVEDAFKATGYNANDIDWFVPHQANLRIIDGSARKLGIAPEKIVVTVDKHGNTSAASIPLALSAAASDGRIKTGDLVLLEAMGGGFTWGATLLRW
- the plsX gene encoding phosphate acyltransferase PlsX, with translation MSRPVRIAVDAMGGDHGPSVTVPGASLANYRRPDTEFLLFGNEGQIRPLVAQHERLKNAQIVHTDVAISMDAKPSQALRQGRRNSSMWLAIDAVKKGQADVAVSAGNTGALMAMSHFCLKPLPGIDRPAIAALWPTLRGESIVLDVGAAIGADAKQLVDNAIMGAAMARIVFDLDKPTVGLLNVGVEEIKGVEEVREAGKILRERDFPDFDYRGFVEGDDISKGTVDVIVTEGFSGNIALKTAEGTARQIGEYLRSAMSRTLRAKIGYLFARGAFQVLREKMDPRRMNGGLFLGLNGLVVKSHGGTDHEGFASALDLGYDVVRHNLLSRISGALEKQMPAPEAAGAPAS
- a CDS encoding DUF177 domain-containing protein, encoding MTEAEHGWSHVIEVAALPPEGLEVELAPDAALREQLTKYAGVAAIPALAARLRAMPEEGGGVHVSGELTGSVRQTCVVSLEEFDNPISETVDVFFAEDAGETKPADGEEEDEGGGEDEPDPIIDGKIDLGALAAEFLVLAIDPYPRKPGAMFQNPAGEEEMPSESRSPFEALSGLKTGPKKPS
- a CDS encoding ubiquinol-cytochrome C chaperone; protein product: MAQARLPVFYRSHGVPDTLEARFDMVVLHLYLANRRLAALGEEGKAIGQELLDFFFLDMDASLREIGVGDLSVPKKMKGFAQAYMGRAAAYESALDAKDEAALAAALARNVFGRPVSDAPGAAVMARYAVAAAAKHASSADEAVVYPEIAETLP
- a CDS encoding outer membrane protein assembly factor BamE, with product MTVRPFITAKSRRLSPLAGLALALALGACASDSVPGFSGFTRTYQRGYVLDEKALEQVPVGSSQEQVLLVLGTPSTVATVSGEAFYYISQKTQRTAFFRPEVIDQRVLVIYFSQDRRVTRIANYGLQDGKVFDFISRTTPTGGTEITLVGQILRSATTIGQ
- a CDS encoding sodium-translocating pyrophosphatase, with amino-acid sequence MNTTLWLILASGGLAILYGLWATNSVLSADAGNKRMQEIAGAVREGAQAYLRRQYSTIAIVGAVIFVLVWWLLGVWVAVGFAIGAILSGATGFIGMNISVRANVRTAQAATKSLAGGLNLAFKAGAITGLLVAGLALIGVAAYYGLLVGPLGYKLNEGRTVIDALVALGFGASLISIFARLGGGIFTKGADVGGDLVGKVEAGIPEDDPRNPATIADNVGDNVGDCAGMAADLFETYAVTVVATMVLAAIFFAGNANLANIMLYPLAICGACIVTSIIGTFFVRLGKSESIMGALYKGFIASAVLSVPAIWFVTDRLLGFSTQLTAQGQTFTGASLFWCAVAGLVVTGLIVWITEYYTGTNFRPVKSIAQASVTGHGTNIIQGLAVSMEATALPAIVIIAGILVTYALAGLFGIAIAVTAMLALAGMVVALDAFGPVTDNAGGIAEMAGLPKNTRKFTDALDAVGNTTKAITKGYAIGSAGLGALVLFAAYTSDLNYFVTNAAQYKYFAGVKVDFSLSNPYVVVGLLFGGLLPYLFGSMGMMAVGRAAGSIVEEVRRQFRTNKGIMTGKSKPDYGKAVDILTKAAIKEMIIPSLLPVLSPIVVYFAIFFIAGGGAAGKAAGFAALGAMLLGVIVTGLFVAVSMTSGGGAWDNAKKYIEDGHFGGKGSEPHKASVTGDTVGDPYKDTAGPAVNPMIKITNIVALLLLAILAH
- the thiL gene encoding thiamine-phosphate kinase, yielding MIERFFRPLAKHPGALALGDDAALLAPQAGFDFVITADTTTAGVHFFPDDPADLIAKKALRVNLSDLAAKGAEPVGATLALSMSAATGEVWLEKFARGLGEDCEAFACPLLGGDTTKTPGPLSISITAIGKVPSGTMIKRAGARPGDLVVVSGTIGDAALGLLALKREGLVGGLSREQIPELVRRYRVPEPRLALAPVLREYANAAMDISDGLAGDLAKLAAQSGVGAFIETARLPLSGPAENALRNEQSITGLIDDPHMLSTILTGGDDYEVLCAIPETEFHAFAEAAGAARVPVTAIGRFESGGEVEVLGSKGQRITLDRLSYSHF